The DNA sequence GCTAATTTAACCGGACACTACTGATAATGGATAATAACAAACTCGTAACATTGGGGTTCCTATACCACCAACAAAACGAGTTTGCGATGCCCCGATTAATGCTCAGTGATGAGTTCTGGTCGAAGCTGGAGAAGATTCTGCTTCAAGAAGCGATTTATAACAAG is a window from the Thermodesulfovibrionia bacterium genome containing:
- a CDS encoding IS5/IS1182 family transposase; amino-acid sequence: MPRLMLSDEFWSKLEKILLQEAIYNK